In Crassostrea angulata isolate pt1a10 chromosome 6, ASM2561291v2, whole genome shotgun sequence, a genomic segment contains:
- the LOC128188898 gene encoding solute carrier family 12 member 4-like isoform X2 → MESDEIEETIQIREVEDSGENNETRGEETESTTLLSTSPSGEDVGGIVVQGSGGSIFQVTPAIVVHEVEPNRNGKPCKVDFDDENDDDGEDTTRNIDSNPLASNDELESPYSQQMELYADDLHERGKISQILNRIANYQGGVEPNISENYQSSPKKVKLGTLLGVYLPTIQNIFGVLLFIRMTWIVGMAGSIESMGIVVICCCTTFLTAISMSAIATNGVVPGGGSYFMISRSLGPEFGGAVGVLFYLGTSVASSMYIIGSVEILVKFIAPALSIFGDVNEEANAFNAYRIYGTGILIILALIVFIGVRFVSKFAALSLACVILSILCIYIGIFAATEDDNVKICYLGDRLLTSAIAETNGVFTCSKDNYTTLYNTHCFNNTCDDYFNEHTTRVVDGIPGLSSGVFHANLHNRYTEEGKIIGTEDRGKRAYGEIVADITSSFMVLLAIYFPSVTGIMAGSNRSGDLADASRSIPTGTIAAILTTSAVYVTSVLFFAGTIEGDLLRDKFGESINGGLVVAKLAWPNEWVILIGSFLSTLGAGLQSLTGAPRLLQAIASDGVIPFLNVFGVTTKRGEPFRALLLTALISELGILVANLDMVAPIITMFFLMCYGFVNMACALQTLLRTPSWRPRFKFYHWILSLLGLALCVTLMFISSWYYALVAIGIAVCIYKYIEYKGAEKEWGDGIRGLAMSAARYSLLRLQQGTPHTKNWRPQLLVLMKLEEDLSPKYPQMAAFASQLKAGKGLTLVNSVIEGKYMERFNDAQTAKQKLNKTIEQFGVKGFADVLVSENVAVGMCHMIQNAGLGGLRHNTVMIGWPYGWRHDHNERSYKVFLEAVKNINSGQMALLAVKGINLFPSSNEKLKGTIDVWWIVHDGGMLMLLPFLLKQHKTWKHCRLRVFTVAQLEDNTIQMKKDLEMFMYQLRIEAEVHVLEMSNSDISAYTYERTLMMEQRTEMLKQMKKQNVKEVQSIVDQSRVTTVSPTKIQLEPVQEESQQGPESTTDEEKLEIHQYTFTPGAAKVKPPVSNNGKAGDYLQIKPDKKNIRRMHTAVRLNEVIIEKSHEAQLVILNLPAPPKTEAGELNFMEYLEVLTEGLDRVLMVRGCGNEVITIYS, encoded by the exons GTGAGGACACGACACGGAACATTGATAGCAACCCCCTGGCCAGCAACGATGAACTGGAATCTCCTTACTCCCAGCAGATGGAGCTGTATGCA GATGATCTGCATGAAAGAGGAAAAATCTCTCAAATTCTCAACCGCATTGCCAATTACCAGGGAGGTGTTGAACCCAATATCAGTGAAAACTACCAGTCGAGTCCAAAGAAG GTGAAACTTGGTACACTGCTAGGAGTGTACTTACCCACAATACAGAATATCTTTGGAGTGCTTCTGTTTATTCGTATGACATGGATCGTGGGGATGGCAGGATCTATAGAAAGCATGGGAATAGTTGTCATCTGCTGTTGTACT ACTTTTCTGACGGCCATTTCTATGAGTGCCATAGCAACCAATGGAGTGGTCCCTGGGGGTGGGTCCTACTTCATGATCTCCCGCTCACTGGGGCCTGAGTTTGGAGGAGCTGTAGGGGTACTGTTCTACCTGGGAACCTCTGTAGCATCTTCCATGTACATCATAGGATCAGTGGAAATTCTAGTG aaATTCATTGCTCCTGCCTTGTCAATTTTTGGAGATGTTAATGAGGAGGCCAATGCTTTCAATGCGTACCGTATTTATGGCACAGGGATTCTGATCATCCTTGCCTTAATAGTGTTTATTGGGGTGCGATTTGTTAGCAAGTTTGCAGCCCTTTCACTGGCTTGTGTCATTCTGTCTATATTGTGTATTTACATTGGAATATTTGCTGCCACTGAAGACGATAATGTAAA GATCTGTTACTTAGGAGATAGACTATTAACAAGTGCCATTGCGGAGACTAACGgggtatttacatgtagtaaGGACAACTACACCACACTGTACAACACGCACTGCTTCAACAACACCTGCGACGACTACTTCAATGAACACACCACCAGGGTGGTGGACGGGATTCCAGGACTCAGCAGTGGGGTGTTTCACG CTAATCTGCACAATCGCTACACAGAGGAGGGCAAAATCATTGGTACAGAAGATCGTGGTAAACGGGCTTATGGAGAAATTGTAGCCGACATCACTTCCTCTTTTATGGTTCTTTTGGCCATATACTTCCCTTCTGTAACAG GTATAATGGCAGGCTCTAACAGATCAGGAGACCTTGCAGATGCCTCCCGGTCCATCCCGACTGGAACCATAGCAGCCATTCTGACCACTTCCGCTGTCT ATGTTACTAGTGTCCTGTTCTTTGCTGGAACTATTGAAGGAGACCTACTCAGAGACAA ATTTGGAGAAAGCATCAATGGGGGCTTAGTGGTAGCTAAACTGGCATGGCCAAATGAATGGGTGATTTTGATTGGTTCATTTTTGTCAACTCTTGGAGCTGGTCTCCAGAGTCTTACAG GTGCACCCAGATTGTTGCAAGCCATTGCAAGTGATGGAGTTATTCCCTTCCTGAATGTCTTTGGTGTGACCACTAAGAGAGGAGAGCCATTCCGGGCTCTTCTGTTAACCGCCCTCATCTCAGAATTAGGCATCTTGGTAGCCAACCTTGATATGGTGGCACCTATCATCACCAT GTTCTTCCTTATGTGTTATGGATTTGTCAACATGGCCTGTGCCTTGCAGACATTACTTAGAACACCTAGCTGGAGACCTCGATTCAAGTTTTACCACTG GATTCTCTCCCTTCTGGGATTAGCATTGTGTGTCACTCTGATGTTTATATCTAGCTGGTACTATGCTTTGGTAGCAATTGGCATCGCTGTCTGCATATACAAGTACATTGAATACAAAGG aGCTGAGAAAGAGTGGGGAGATGGAATCCGTGGGTTAGCTATGTCTGCTGCTCGCTACTCCCTGCTGCGACTACAACAAGGGACGCCACACACCAAGAACTGGAG ACCACAGCTGTTAGTGTTGATGAAACTAGAGGAAGACCTGAGTCCCAAGTATCCACAAATGGCTGCGTTTGCCAGTCAGCTGAAAGCAG GAAAAGGTTTGACTTTGGTGAACTCTGTAATTGAGGGTAAATACATGGAGAGATTCAATGATGCTCAGACTGCTAAACAG AAATTGAACAAGACCATTGAACAGTTTGGGGTCAAAGGATTTGCCGATGTTTTGGTCAGTGAAAATGTGGCTGTTGGGATGTGCCACAT GATTCAGAATGCTGGTCTGGGAGGACTGCGACACAACACTGTGATGATTGGCTGGCCATATGGGTGGAGACATGATCATAATGAAAGAAGCTACAAGGTCTTTCTAG aggctgtaaaaaatataaactcaGGACAGATGGCGCTGTTAGCCGTAAAAGGAATCAACCTTTTCCCATCGTCCAATGAGAAGCTGAAAGGAACCATCGATGTCTGGTGGATTGTG CATGATGGAGGTATGCTGATGTTGCTGCCCTTCCTGCTGAAGCAACACAAGACGTGGAAGCACTGCAGACTGAGGGTCTTCACCGTGGCTC AACTGGAGGATAACACCATTCAGATGAAGAAGGACCTGGAGATGTTTATGTATCAGCTGCGTATAGAGGCAGAGGTTCATGTTCTTGAAATG AGTAATAGTGACATCTCTGCCTACACTTATGAAAGAACACTAATGATGGAACAAAGAACAGAGATGTTGAAACAGATGAAGAAGCAGAATGTCAAAGAG GTTCAGTCCATTGTTGACCAGTCCAGAGTGACCACTGTATCCCCCACCAAAATCCAGTTAGAGCCGGTTCAGGAGGAGTCACAGCAGGGCCCAGAGAGTACCACCGACGAGGAGAAGCTGGAGATACACCAGTACACCTTCACCCCAGGGGCAGCCAAGGTCAAACCCCCAGTCAGTAACAATGGGAAGGCTGGGGACTACCTCCAAATCAAACC GGACAAGAAAAATATACGACGCATGCACACAGCAGTGCGACTGAATGAGGTCATCATTGAGAAGTCCCACGAGGCCCAGCTTGTGATTCTGAATTTACCAGCCCCACCCAAAACAGAAGCAGGGGAACTGAACT TTATGGAGTACTTGGAGGTGTTGACTGAGGGCTTAGACCGAGTTCTGATGGTTCGAGGATGTGGAAATGAAGTCATCACAATCTATTCATAG
- the LOC128188898 gene encoding solute carrier family 12 member 6-like isoform X5, translating into MELYADDLHERGKISQILNRIANYQGGVEPNISENYQSSPKKVKLGTLLGVYLPTIQNIFGVLLFIRMTWIVGMAGSIESMGIVVICCCTTFLTAISMSAIATNGVVPGGGSYFMISRSLGPEFGGAVGVLFYLGTSVASSMYIIGSVEILVKFIAPALSIFGDVNEEANAFNAYRIYGTGILIILALIVFIGVRFVSKFAALSLACVILSILCIYIGIFAATEDDNVKICYLGDRLLTSAIAETNGVFTCSKDNYTTLYNTHCFNNTCDDYFNEHTTRVVDGIPGLSSGVFHANLHNRYTEEGKIIGTEDRGKRAYGEIVADITSSFMVLLAIYFPSVTGIMAGSNRSGDLADASRSIPTGTIAAILTTSAVYVTSVLFFAGTIEGDLLRDKFGESINGGLVVAKLAWPNEWVILIGSFLSTLGAGLQSLTGAPRLLQAIASDGVIPFLNVFGVTTKRGEPFRALLLTALISELGILVANLDMVAPIITMFFLMCYGFVNMACALQTLLRTPSWRPRFKFYHWILSLLGLALCVTLMFISSWYYALVAIGIAVCIYKYIEYKGAEKEWGDGIRGLAMSAARYSLLRLQQGTPHTKNWRPQLLVLMKLEEDLSPKYPQMAAFASQLKAGKGLTLVNSVIEGKYMERFNDAQTAKQKLNKTIEQFGVKGFADVLVSENVAVGMCHMIQNAGLGGLRHNTVMIGWPYGWRHDHNERSYKVFLEAVKNINSGQMALLAVKGINLFPSSNEKLKGTIDVWWIVHDGGMLMLLPFLLKQHKTWKHCRLRVFTVAQLEDNTIQMKKDLEMFMYQLRIEAEVHVLEMSNSDISAYTYERTLMMEQRTEMLKQMKKQNVKEVQSIVDQSRVTTVSPTKIQLEPVQEESQQGPESTTDEEKLEIHQYTFTPGAAKVKPPVSNNGKAGDYLQIKPDSSYNGVHNKKPDKKNIRRMHTAVRLNEVIIEKSHEAQLVILNLPAPPKTEAGELNFMEYLEVLTEGLDRVLMVRGCGNEVITIYS; encoded by the exons ATGGAGCTGTATGCA GATGATCTGCATGAAAGAGGAAAAATCTCTCAAATTCTCAACCGCATTGCCAATTACCAGGGAGGTGTTGAACCCAATATCAGTGAAAACTACCAGTCGAGTCCAAAGAAG GTGAAACTTGGTACACTGCTAGGAGTGTACTTACCCACAATACAGAATATCTTTGGAGTGCTTCTGTTTATTCGTATGACATGGATCGTGGGGATGGCAGGATCTATAGAAAGCATGGGAATAGTTGTCATCTGCTGTTGTACT ACTTTTCTGACGGCCATTTCTATGAGTGCCATAGCAACCAATGGAGTGGTCCCTGGGGGTGGGTCCTACTTCATGATCTCCCGCTCACTGGGGCCTGAGTTTGGAGGAGCTGTAGGGGTACTGTTCTACCTGGGAACCTCTGTAGCATCTTCCATGTACATCATAGGATCAGTGGAAATTCTAGTG aaATTCATTGCTCCTGCCTTGTCAATTTTTGGAGATGTTAATGAGGAGGCCAATGCTTTCAATGCGTACCGTATTTATGGCACAGGGATTCTGATCATCCTTGCCTTAATAGTGTTTATTGGGGTGCGATTTGTTAGCAAGTTTGCAGCCCTTTCACTGGCTTGTGTCATTCTGTCTATATTGTGTATTTACATTGGAATATTTGCTGCCACTGAAGACGATAATGTAAA GATCTGTTACTTAGGAGATAGACTATTAACAAGTGCCATTGCGGAGACTAACGgggtatttacatgtagtaaGGACAACTACACCACACTGTACAACACGCACTGCTTCAACAACACCTGCGACGACTACTTCAATGAACACACCACCAGGGTGGTGGACGGGATTCCAGGACTCAGCAGTGGGGTGTTTCACG CTAATCTGCACAATCGCTACACAGAGGAGGGCAAAATCATTGGTACAGAAGATCGTGGTAAACGGGCTTATGGAGAAATTGTAGCCGACATCACTTCCTCTTTTATGGTTCTTTTGGCCATATACTTCCCTTCTGTAACAG GTATAATGGCAGGCTCTAACAGATCAGGAGACCTTGCAGATGCCTCCCGGTCCATCCCGACTGGAACCATAGCAGCCATTCTGACCACTTCCGCTGTCT ATGTTACTAGTGTCCTGTTCTTTGCTGGAACTATTGAAGGAGACCTACTCAGAGACAA ATTTGGAGAAAGCATCAATGGGGGCTTAGTGGTAGCTAAACTGGCATGGCCAAATGAATGGGTGATTTTGATTGGTTCATTTTTGTCAACTCTTGGAGCTGGTCTCCAGAGTCTTACAG GTGCACCCAGATTGTTGCAAGCCATTGCAAGTGATGGAGTTATTCCCTTCCTGAATGTCTTTGGTGTGACCACTAAGAGAGGAGAGCCATTCCGGGCTCTTCTGTTAACCGCCCTCATCTCAGAATTAGGCATCTTGGTAGCCAACCTTGATATGGTGGCACCTATCATCACCAT GTTCTTCCTTATGTGTTATGGATTTGTCAACATGGCCTGTGCCTTGCAGACATTACTTAGAACACCTAGCTGGAGACCTCGATTCAAGTTTTACCACTG GATTCTCTCCCTTCTGGGATTAGCATTGTGTGTCACTCTGATGTTTATATCTAGCTGGTACTATGCTTTGGTAGCAATTGGCATCGCTGTCTGCATATACAAGTACATTGAATACAAAGG aGCTGAGAAAGAGTGGGGAGATGGAATCCGTGGGTTAGCTATGTCTGCTGCTCGCTACTCCCTGCTGCGACTACAACAAGGGACGCCACACACCAAGAACTGGAG ACCACAGCTGTTAGTGTTGATGAAACTAGAGGAAGACCTGAGTCCCAAGTATCCACAAATGGCTGCGTTTGCCAGTCAGCTGAAAGCAG GAAAAGGTTTGACTTTGGTGAACTCTGTAATTGAGGGTAAATACATGGAGAGATTCAATGATGCTCAGACTGCTAAACAG AAATTGAACAAGACCATTGAACAGTTTGGGGTCAAAGGATTTGCCGATGTTTTGGTCAGTGAAAATGTGGCTGTTGGGATGTGCCACAT GATTCAGAATGCTGGTCTGGGAGGACTGCGACACAACACTGTGATGATTGGCTGGCCATATGGGTGGAGACATGATCATAATGAAAGAAGCTACAAGGTCTTTCTAG aggctgtaaaaaatataaactcaGGACAGATGGCGCTGTTAGCCGTAAAAGGAATCAACCTTTTCCCATCGTCCAATGAGAAGCTGAAAGGAACCATCGATGTCTGGTGGATTGTG CATGATGGAGGTATGCTGATGTTGCTGCCCTTCCTGCTGAAGCAACACAAGACGTGGAAGCACTGCAGACTGAGGGTCTTCACCGTGGCTC AACTGGAGGATAACACCATTCAGATGAAGAAGGACCTGGAGATGTTTATGTATCAGCTGCGTATAGAGGCAGAGGTTCATGTTCTTGAAATG AGTAATAGTGACATCTCTGCCTACACTTATGAAAGAACACTAATGATGGAACAAAGAACAGAGATGTTGAAACAGATGAAGAAGCAGAATGTCAAAGAG GTTCAGTCCATTGTTGACCAGTCCAGAGTGACCACTGTATCCCCCACCAAAATCCAGTTAGAGCCGGTTCAGGAGGAGTCACAGCAGGGCCCAGAGAGTACCACCGACGAGGAGAAGCTGGAGATACACCAGTACACCTTCACCCCAGGGGCAGCCAAGGTCAAACCCCCAGTCAGTAACAATGGGAAGGCTGGGGACTACCTCCAAATCAAACC CGATTCCTCATATAATGGCGTTCATAATAAGAAACC GGACAAGAAAAATATACGACGCATGCACACAGCAGTGCGACTGAATGAGGTCATCATTGAGAAGTCCCACGAGGCCCAGCTTGTGATTCTGAATTTACCAGCCCCACCCAAAACAGAAGCAGGGGAACTGAACT TTATGGAGTACTTGGAGGTGTTGACTGAGGGCTTAGACCGAGTTCTGATGGTTCGAGGATGTGGAAATGAAGTCATCACAATCTATTCATAG